A portion of the Streptomyces erythrochromogenes genome contains these proteins:
- a CDS encoding aminotransferase class I/II-fold pyridoxal phosphate-dependent enzyme → MLGEYRIAGRRTSEIAASVEAGVASGELPPGSLLPPMRELAGVLGVNPNTVAAAYRTLRERGVIETDGRRGSRVRSRPASTPRDALRMVVPAGVRDIAEGNPDVSLLPALDGALAAAALRHGRSPTLYGADPVAPDLARIARADFDADGVPPGPVAVTSGALDAIERVLAAHLRPGDAVAVEDPGWGGSLDLVPALGLRVLPVAVDDDGPQADAVARALDAGARALVVTSRAQNPTGAAVGAQRAGELRELLARHPGVLLIEDDHGHGIVDLPVHPLGGVTRHWVMIRSTAKAYGPDLRLAVLTGDEVTLDRVRGRQRLGPGWVSRLLQHAVVELWTSHAVDRTAVARAYGERRDALVEALRERGVRAHGRTGLNVWVPVADETVVVTRLLAAGWGVAPGAIFRVEAGPGVRLTVSQLAVAEVPALADAVAAAVRPGLPGGRND, encoded by the coding sequence GTGCTAGGAGAGTATCGGATCGCAGGGCGTCGCACATCTGAAATCGCGGCCAGCGTCGAGGCGGGCGTCGCGTCGGGCGAACTGCCGCCCGGATCGCTGCTGCCGCCGATGCGGGAGCTGGCGGGCGTGCTGGGCGTCAATCCCAACACCGTGGCGGCCGCCTACAGGACACTGCGCGAGCGCGGGGTCATCGAAACGGACGGGCGGCGCGGGAGCCGCGTGCGCTCCCGCCCGGCGAGCACCCCGCGGGACGCGCTGCGGATGGTGGTGCCGGCGGGCGTGCGCGACATCGCGGAGGGCAATCCGGACGTGTCGCTGCTCCCCGCGCTGGACGGGGCGCTGGCGGCCGCCGCCCTCCGCCACGGGCGTTCGCCCACCCTCTACGGCGCGGACCCGGTCGCGCCCGACCTGGCGCGGATCGCCCGCGCCGACTTCGACGCGGACGGGGTGCCGCCCGGGCCGGTCGCGGTGACCTCGGGTGCACTGGACGCCATCGAACGGGTCCTGGCCGCCCACCTGAGGCCCGGCGACGCGGTGGCGGTCGAGGATCCGGGCTGGGGCGGCTCGCTCGACCTGGTCCCCGCCCTCGGGCTGCGGGTGCTGCCGGTGGCGGTGGACGACGACGGGCCACAGGCCGACGCGGTGGCCCGGGCCCTCGACGCAGGGGCGCGGGCACTGGTGGTGACCTCCCGGGCGCAGAACCCGACCGGCGCGGCGGTGGGCGCGCAGCGGGCGGGGGAGCTGCGGGAGCTGCTGGCGCGCCATCCCGGCGTGCTGCTGATCGAGGACGACCACGGGCACGGGATCGTCGACCTGCCGGTCCATCCGCTGGGCGGGGTGACCCGGCACTGGGTGATGATCCGGTCCACGGCCAAGGCGTACGGGCCCGACCTGCGGCTCGCCGTGCTGACCGGCGACGAGGTGACCCTGGACCGGGTGCGGGGACGCCAACGGCTGGGCCCGGGGTGGGTGAGCCGGCTGCTGCAACACGCGGTGGTCGAGCTGTGGACCTCGCACGCCGTCGACCGGACGGCGGTCGCGCGGGCCTATGGGGAGCGGCGGGACGCCCTGGTCGAGGCCCTGCGGGAGCGGGGGGTGCGGGCGCACGGGCGGACCGGGTTGAACGTGTGGGTGCCGGTGGCCGACGAGACGGTGGTGGTCACGAGGCTGCTCGCCGCGGGGTGGGGGGTGGCACCCGGGGCCATCTTCCGTGTCGAGGCGGGACCGGGGGTGCGGCTGACGGTGTCCCAGCTGGCGGTGGCGGAGGTGCCGGCGCTGGCCGACGCCGTGGCCGCGGCGGTCCGGCCCGGCCTGCCGGGCGGGCGCAACGACTGA
- a CDS encoding DMT family transporter, with protein sequence MSAPAAPRPTLPTPSTGSAAAAAAAPGSAAVTRRRGVLDWRVRFAILSVVWGFSFLLIKVGTEAYAPFQVALGRVLFGALALMAVLLVRREPLPRGLRTWGHLTVAALLLNTAPFSLFAYAELSIPSSLAGICNATSPLWGMALSLVALSEDRPTRRRFAGLGLGFLGVLTVLGAWQGFSGVDAKGTAFALLASLCYPIGWIYVRRTLAGTPGSPVALTGGQLTVSTLQLALVSALFTSAPTSFPLWPTVSVIALGALGTGMALQMQYGLVTEVGPTTAQMVTYFIPVIATTAGVLVLGEQLHWNTPVGAAIVLAGAALTQTRTAPRKPA encoded by the coding sequence ATGAGCGCACCCGCAGCCCCTCGGCCGACCCTTCCGACCCCCTCCACCGGCTCCGCCGCCGCGGCCGCGGCGGCGCCCGGCTCGGCCGCGGTCACCCGTCGGCGCGGCGTCCTCGACTGGCGCGTGCGGTTCGCGATCCTCTCGGTGGTCTGGGGCTTCAGCTTCCTGCTGATCAAGGTCGGCACCGAGGCGTACGCGCCCTTCCAGGTGGCCCTGGGCCGGGTCCTGTTCGGGGCGCTCGCCCTCATGGCCGTGCTACTGGTGCGCCGCGAGCCGCTCCCCCGGGGTCTGCGCACCTGGGGCCACCTCACCGTGGCGGCGCTCCTGCTCAACACCGCGCCCTTCTCGCTCTTCGCGTACGCGGAGCTGAGCATCCCCTCCAGCCTGGCCGGCATCTGCAACGCCACGTCCCCGCTGTGGGGCATGGCGCTGTCGCTGGTCGCCCTCTCCGAGGACCGCCCGACGCGCCGCCGCTTCGCCGGCCTGGGCCTGGGGTTCCTCGGCGTGCTGACCGTGCTCGGCGCCTGGCAGGGCTTCTCCGGCGTCGACGCCAAGGGCACCGCGTTCGCCCTGCTGGCCTCGCTCTGCTACCCCATCGGCTGGATCTACGTCCGCCGCACGCTGGCCGGCACCCCCGGCTCCCCGGTGGCCCTGACCGGCGGGCAGCTCACGGTCTCCACGCTCCAGCTCGCGCTGGTAAGCGCCCTGTTCACCTCGGCCCCGACCTCGTTCCCGCTCTGGCCCACCGTGTCGGTGATCGCGCTGGGCGCCCTCGGCACCGGCATGGCCCTGCAGATGCAGTACGGCCTGGTGACGGAGGTCGGCCCGACCACCGCCCAGATGGTCACCTACTTCATCCCCGTCATCGCCACGACGGCCGGCGTGCTGGTCCTCGGCGAGCAGTTGCACTGGAACACCCCGGTCGGGGCCGCGATCGTCCTGGCGGGCGCCGCCCTCACCCAGACCCGAACCGCCCCCCGCAAGCCGGCCTGA
- a CDS encoding LysR family transcriptional regulator — protein MLNLERLRTLDALARHGSVSGAADGLHVTTSAVSQQMAKLEREVGQPLLAKNGRGVRLTDAGRLLADHAARIISQVEQAQADVEAQRGCAVGELRIGAFPTAMRGLLPQALTALRTGHPDLRVRVREQEPEESMAAVVRGDLDMALAIDWHNKRMPVPAELTRTHLLDDSVDIAVPAGHRLADRAAISLAEFADDEWISWNEGQFCHEWLVFTLRGTGIEPRIAHIAEEHHTQLAFVEAGLGVCVAPKLGRGPVPPGVRLLPVCDAVRRHVYAVWRADADRRPSIRAAVYALRTTSAELQHA, from the coding sequence ATGTTGAACCTGGAGCGCCTGCGCACCCTCGACGCCCTCGCCCGCCACGGCTCGGTCAGCGGCGCGGCCGACGGGCTCCACGTCACCACCTCCGCCGTGTCCCAGCAGATGGCCAAGCTGGAGCGCGAGGTCGGCCAGCCGCTGCTGGCGAAGAACGGCCGCGGGGTCCGCCTCACCGACGCCGGACGGCTGCTCGCCGACCACGCGGCCCGGATCATCTCCCAGGTGGAGCAGGCCCAGGCCGACGTCGAGGCCCAGCGCGGGTGCGCCGTCGGTGAGCTGCGCATCGGCGCCTTCCCGACCGCCATGCGCGGCCTGCTGCCCCAGGCCCTGACCGCGCTGCGCACCGGCCACCCGGACCTGCGGGTCCGGGTGCGCGAGCAGGAACCCGAGGAGAGCATGGCGGCCGTCGTGCGCGGCGACCTCGACATGGCGCTCGCGATCGACTGGCACAACAAGCGGATGCCGGTGCCCGCGGAGCTCACCCGGACGCACCTGCTGGACGACTCCGTCGACATCGCGGTCCCGGCCGGCCACCGGCTGGCGGACCGGGCCGCGATCTCCCTCGCCGAGTTCGCGGACGACGAATGGATCTCCTGGAACGAGGGCCAGTTCTGCCACGAGTGGCTGGTCTTCACCCTGCGCGGTACGGGGATCGAGCCGCGCATCGCGCACATCGCCGAGGAGCACCACACCCAGCTCGCCTTCGTCGAGGCCGGGCTCGGGGTGTGCGTCGCGCCGAAGCTGGGCCGCGGCCCGGTGCCGCCGGGGGTGCGGCTGCTGCCCGTCTGCGACGCCGTACGCCGCCACGTGTACGCCGTCTGGCGCGCGGACGCCGATCGCCGGCCCTCCATCCGGGCCGCGGTCTACGCCCTCCGGACGACCTCCGCCGAGCTCCAGCACGCGTAG
- a CDS encoding pyridoxamine 5'-phosphate oxidase family protein: protein MDETQRRGRRIMMSGAEVDAFLREQRTCRVATVSPDGRPHVGALWFAWDGSSLWLYSITRSRRWADLRKDPRISVVVDAGESYDELRGVELSGSAVFVGEAPRTGEPCPELAEAERIFPVKNFGIEEMPHDGRHAWIRLTPDTVVSWDFRKI from the coding sequence ATGGACGAGACTCAGCGGCGGGGCCGCCGCATCATGATGAGCGGGGCGGAAGTGGACGCGTTCCTGCGGGAGCAGCGGACCTGCCGGGTGGCGACGGTGTCGCCCGACGGGCGCCCGCACGTGGGCGCCCTGTGGTTCGCGTGGGACGGCAGCTCGCTGTGGCTGTACTCGATCACCCGCAGTCGGCGCTGGGCGGACCTGCGCAAGGACCCGCGGATCTCGGTGGTCGTGGACGCCGGCGAGTCGTACGACGAGCTGCGCGGCGTGGAACTGTCCGGCAGCGCGGTCTTCGTGGGCGAGGCCCCGCGCACGGGCGAGCCCTGCCCCGAACTGGCCGAGGCGGAGCGGATCTTCCCGGTCAAGAACTTCGGGATCGAGGAGATGCCGCACGACGGCCGGCACGCGTGGATCCGCCTCACCCCGGACACGGTCGTCTCCTGGGACTTCCGCAAGATCTGA
- a CDS encoding cysteine hydrolase translates to MPDLDPATTALLTVECQNGVVGEEGALPELAKEARDSGMLGRVAALVDAARGAGVQVLHAVAERRPDGLGANTNARLFRAAGKLPVRQLTGSRAVEVAAPITVAERDLVVRRLHGLSPMAGTDLDALLRNLGIRTLVVTGVSSNIAIPNTVFDAVNLGYQVVVPADAIAGVPASCTAEVIRNSLALVAAITTAEALLDQWAPTG, encoded by the coding sequence ATGCCGGATCTCGATCCCGCCACGACCGCGCTGCTCACCGTCGAGTGCCAGAACGGCGTCGTGGGCGAGGAGGGTGCGCTGCCCGAACTCGCCAAGGAGGCGCGGGACTCCGGGATGCTGGGGCGGGTGGCCGCGCTGGTCGACGCCGCGCGCGGGGCCGGCGTACAGGTGCTGCACGCGGTCGCCGAGCGGCGGCCGGACGGGCTCGGGGCCAACACCAACGCACGGCTCTTCCGGGCCGCCGGAAAGCTGCCGGTGCGGCAGCTGACCGGGAGCCGCGCGGTGGAGGTGGCCGCGCCCATCACGGTGGCCGAGCGGGACCTCGTCGTACGCCGGCTGCACGGACTCTCGCCCATGGCCGGCACCGACCTGGACGCGCTCCTGCGCAATCTCGGGATCCGCACCCTCGTCGTCACCGGGGTCTCCTCCAACATCGCCATCCCGAACACCGTCTTCGACGCCGTGAACCTCGGATACCAGGTCGTGGTCCCGGCCGACGCCATCGCCGGAGTGCCCGCCTCCTGCACCGCCGAGGTGATCCGCAACTCGCTCGCGCTGGTGGCGGCCATCACCACGGCCGAGGCGCTGCTCGACCAGTGGGCCCCCACGGGCTGA
- a CDS encoding subtilase-type protease inhibitor, producing MRHRRSAAVSAAALLCLAGATGIAQAQPESLYAPSAMVFSVAQGDDVTAPTVLRATTVSCAPGAQGTHPDPKAACAALKSTGGTFDRLLSTPDPDRACPMHYAPVTVSAVGVWEGRRVAWDHTFSNSCTMGATLNGNAVFAF from the coding sequence GTGCGTCACCGTCGCTCAGCCGCCGTCTCCGCCGCCGCACTCCTCTGTCTGGCCGGTGCCACCGGCATCGCGCAGGCCCAGCCCGAAAGCCTGTACGCCCCCTCGGCCATGGTCTTCAGCGTCGCCCAGGGCGACGACGTGACCGCGCCCACCGTCCTGCGCGCCACCACGGTCAGCTGCGCGCCCGGTGCCCAGGGGACGCACCCCGACCCCAAGGCCGCCTGCGCGGCCCTCAAGTCCACCGGCGGCACCTTCGACCGGCTGCTGTCCACGCCCGACCCGGACCGGGCGTGCCCGATGCACTACGCGCCCGTCACCGTGTCCGCGGTCGGCGTGTGGGAGGGCCGCCGCGTGGCCTGGGACCACACCTTCTCCAACTCCTGCACCATGGGCGCGACCCTGAACGGCAACGCGGTCTTCGCGTTCTGA
- a CDS encoding DUF2252 domain-containing protein → MSRSAITAMRAVPDATPEERMAMGREARRRCPRSGHAVYQPSPDRPDPLAILEAQSATRVSELVPIRYARMTESPFRFYRGAAAIMASDLAGSPDSGISVQLCGDAHLLNFRLLASPERRLMFDINDFDETLPGPWEWDVKRLSASLVIAARANGFDEGERARIVNSAVRSYREAMSGFAGMGNLDVWYAKIDAEGLKALVTEQLDKRGRKKLATAMAKARSRDSLQVFDKLTEVVDGRPRIAADPPLLVPLADLLPDSERDELVDRLGALVGHYGHTLESNRRALLEDYRLVDVARKVVGVGSVGTRCWILLLLGRDGRDPLFLQAKEADTSVLADHVGASLYGNQGERVVSGQRLMQAASDIFLGWERVDGIDGRKRDFYIRQLRDWKGIAMPETMPPAQLETFGNACGMTLARAHARSGDRVAIAAYLGRGDVFDRALAEFAEAYADQNERDHQALVDAVRAGRLPAEELPAA, encoded by the coding sequence ATGTCCCGGAGTGCGATCACCGCGATGCGCGCGGTGCCCGATGCCACGCCCGAGGAGCGCATGGCGATGGGCAGGGAGGCCCGACGCCGCTGCCCCAGGTCGGGGCACGCCGTGTACCAGCCGTCTCCCGACCGGCCGGACCCCTTGGCGATCCTGGAGGCGCAGTCCGCGACGCGGGTGTCCGAGCTGGTCCCGATCCGCTACGCCCGGATGACGGAGTCCCCGTTCCGCTTCTACCGTGGTGCCGCCGCGATCATGGCGTCCGACCTGGCCGGCAGCCCGGACTCGGGCATCTCGGTACAGCTCTGCGGTGACGCGCACCTGCTGAACTTCCGCCTGCTGGCCTCGCCGGAGCGGCGGCTGATGTTCGACATCAACGACTTCGACGAGACGCTGCCCGGCCCCTGGGAGTGGGACGTCAAGCGGCTGTCCGCGAGTCTCGTCATCGCCGCCCGGGCGAACGGCTTCGACGAGGGCGAGCGCGCCCGCATCGTGAACTCCGCGGTGCGCTCGTACCGCGAAGCGATGTCCGGCTTCGCCGGGATGGGCAATCTCGACGTCTGGTACGCGAAGATCGACGCGGAGGGCCTGAAGGCCCTCGTCACCGAACAGCTCGACAAGCGCGGCCGCAAGAAGCTGGCCACGGCGATGGCGAAGGCCCGGTCCCGTGACAGCCTGCAGGTCTTCGACAAGCTCACCGAGGTGGTCGACGGCCGGCCGAGGATCGCGGCGGACCCCCCGCTCCTGGTCCCGCTCGCCGACCTGCTGCCGGATTCCGAGCGCGACGAGCTCGTGGACCGGCTGGGCGCACTGGTCGGCCACTACGGACACACACTGGAGAGCAACCGGCGGGCGCTGCTGGAGGACTACCGCCTGGTGGACGTCGCCCGCAAGGTGGTCGGCGTCGGCAGTGTCGGCACCCGGTGCTGGATCCTGCTCCTGCTCGGCAGGGACGGCCGCGACCCGCTCTTCCTCCAGGCCAAGGAGGCCGACACCTCCGTGCTCGCCGACCACGTCGGCGCCAGCCTCTACGGGAACCAGGGTGAACGCGTGGTCTCGGGACAGCGGTTGATGCAGGCGGCGAGCGACATCTTCCTCGGCTGGGAGCGGGTGGACGGCATCGACGGCAGGAAGCGGGACTTTTACATCCGGCAGCTGCGCGACTGGAAGGGCATCGCGATGCCGGAGACGATGCCGCCCGCGCAGCTGGAGACCTTCGGCAACGCCTGCGGGATGACCCTGGCCCGCGCGCACGCGCGGTCAGGCGACCGGGTGGCGATCGCCGCGTACCTCGGCCGGGGCGACGTCTTCGACCGGGCCCTCGCCGAGTTCGCCGAGGCGTACGCCGACCAGAACGAGCGCGATCACCAGGCCCTGGTCGACGCGGTGCGGGCGGGCCGGCTGCCCGCCGAAGAACTTCCGGCGGCCTGA
- a CDS encoding carboxymuconolactone decarboxylase family protein, producing the protein MSTASETPVLDTLAAMTGDSLERCGMDPGTLLLVRIAALAASDAPPISYAAHIDPALKAGLTAEQLQDVLVAIAPIVGTARVMTAAGNITRALGVAIAVAEAEAEARMDAMG; encoded by the coding sequence ATGTCCACTGCATCTGAAACCCCGGTTCTGGACACCCTTGCCGCCATGACGGGCGATTCGCTCGAGCGCTGTGGGATGGACCCGGGCACGCTGCTGCTCGTCCGCATCGCGGCCCTCGCCGCGTCGGACGCTCCCCCGATCTCCTACGCCGCGCACATCGACCCCGCCCTCAAGGCCGGTCTGACGGCGGAGCAGTTGCAGGACGTACTGGTCGCCATCGCCCCCATCGTCGGCACCGCCCGCGTGATGACGGCGGCGGGCAACATCACCCGGGCGCTCGGCGTGGCCATAGCCGTCGCCGAGGCGGAGGCCGAGGCCCGGATGGACGCCATGGGCTGA
- a CDS encoding MFS transporter, whose translation MTSRAGTATGNPAKARLVLMTLASGQFLMALDSSVMNVSIATVADDIGTTVTGIQGAITAYTLVMAMLMIPGGKVGVLIGRKRAFLIGCVIYGCGSLVTSLAPNLTVLLIGWSFLEGVGAALILPAIVALVAGNFPVERRPAAYGLVAAAGAIAIALGPLIGGIATTYFSWRWVFAGEVLVVAGILLLARPIADAVSEERPRIDLVGVVLSALGLGIFVYGVLRSDEWGWFRPKTGGPAWFGVSLTVWLMLLGILLVWLFLCWEHRLVRRGREPLVDPAMLENKQLTGGLTMFFFQYLVMMGIFFVVPLYLSVALGLSALATGARLLPLSVTLLAAAVLIPRFLPDVSPRRVVRLGTLALLVGAVILMAALDADAGAEVVTVPLLLIGLGMGALASQLGAVTVSAVPQSQSAEVGGVQNAVTNLGSSIGTALAGSIMIAALTSSFLTSVQANPAVPSSVKSQATVQLASGAPFLSDAQLESALAEAGVSPEVAEAALGANEEARLDGLRAALAILSFAALIALFFTQRIPTAQPSSAEADAPA comes from the coding sequence ATGACATCCAGGGCAGGGACGGCGACCGGGAACCCGGCGAAGGCGCGACTCGTCCTGATGACACTCGCGTCGGGCCAGTTCCTGATGGCGCTCGACAGCTCCGTCATGAACGTCTCCATCGCCACGGTCGCCGACGACATCGGTACGACCGTCACCGGGATCCAGGGCGCCATCACGGCCTACACCCTCGTGATGGCCATGCTCATGATCCCCGGCGGCAAGGTCGGGGTGCTGATCGGCCGCAAACGCGCCTTCCTCATCGGCTGCGTCATCTACGGCTGCGGCTCCCTCGTCACCTCGCTCGCACCCAATCTGACGGTGCTGCTGATCGGCTGGTCCTTCCTGGAAGGAGTCGGGGCGGCACTCATCCTGCCCGCGATCGTCGCGCTCGTCGCCGGCAACTTCCCCGTCGAACGCCGGCCCGCCGCCTACGGTCTCGTCGCGGCGGCCGGCGCGATCGCCATCGCGCTCGGGCCCCTCATCGGCGGGATCGCCACGACCTACTTCTCCTGGCGGTGGGTCTTCGCCGGCGAGGTGCTGGTGGTGGCCGGCATCCTCCTGCTCGCCCGCCCCATCGCGGACGCCGTGAGCGAGGAACGTCCGCGCATCGACCTCGTCGGCGTCGTCCTGTCGGCGCTCGGGCTCGGGATCTTCGTGTACGGCGTGCTCCGCTCCGACGAGTGGGGCTGGTTCCGGCCGAAGACGGGCGGGCCGGCCTGGTTCGGGGTCTCCCTGACCGTCTGGCTCATGCTCCTCGGGATCCTCCTGGTCTGGCTCTTCCTCTGCTGGGAGCACCGTCTCGTGAGGCGGGGCCGGGAACCCCTCGTCGACCCGGCCATGCTGGAGAACAAGCAGCTCACCGGCGGGCTGACCATGTTCTTCTTCCAGTACCTGGTGATGATGGGCATCTTCTTCGTCGTCCCGCTCTACCTGTCGGTGGCCCTCGGACTGTCGGCACTGGCCACCGGAGCCCGGCTGCTGCCCCTGTCGGTGACCCTGCTGGCCGCCGCCGTCCTGATCCCGCGGTTCCTCCCCGACGTGTCGCCGCGCCGCGTGGTCCGGCTCGGGACCCTGGCCCTGCTCGTGGGAGCGGTGATCCTCATGGCGGCGCTCGACGCGGACGCCGGGGCGGAGGTGGTCACCGTCCCCCTGCTGCTGATCGGGCTCGGGATGGGCGCGCTGGCGTCCCAGCTCGGAGCGGTCACCGTCTCCGCGGTGCCGCAATCGCAGTCCGCGGAGGTCGGCGGCGTCCAGAACGCCGTCACCAACCTCGGCTCCTCCATCGGCACGGCACTCGCAGGATCGATCATGATCGCGGCGCTCACGTCCTCCTTCCTGACGAGCGTCCAGGCGAACCCGGCCGTCCCGAGCAGCGTCAAGAGCCAGGCGACCGTGCAGCTCGCGAGCGGCGCGCCCTTCCTGTCGGACGCCCAGCTGGAGAGCGCGCTCGCCGAAGCGGGCGTCAGCCCGGAGGTGGCCGAGGCCGCGCTGGGGGCGAACGAGGAGGCGAGGCTGGACGGCTTGCGGGCGGCCCTCGCCATCCTGTCCTTCGCCGCGCTCATCGCGCTGTTCTTCACCCAGCGCATCCCGACGGCCCAGCCCTCCTCGGCGGAGGCGGACGCCCCGGCGTGA
- a CDS encoding HipA family kinase yields the protein MLTEVIATRYVTPLREGGSLPGIVEADDLGTYVMKFTGAGQGRKTLVAEVICGRLAQRLGLRVPTLVQMQLDPVIGLAEPDQEVQELLKASGGLNLGMDYLPGSIGFDPLAYRVDAAEAGRVIWFDALINNVDRSWRNPNMLVWHGDLWLIDHGATMIWHHNWPTAQAAAAKPYNASDHVLAPVGPDIEAAAAALAPLVTEELLIEVTAEVPDEWLVDEPGFDSTDALRRAYVEALLPRAATIHERISLEAEVKAPAGPPGWLTDHLPEWPHKTHKKKSGDE from the coding sequence ATGCTCACAGAAGTGATCGCGACCCGCTATGTGACGCCCCTGCGTGAGGGCGGCTCGCTTCCCGGGATCGTCGAGGCCGACGACCTCGGTACCTACGTCATGAAGTTCACCGGAGCCGGCCAGGGCCGCAAGACCCTGGTCGCCGAGGTCATCTGCGGCCGCCTCGCCCAGCGGCTGGGCCTGAGGGTCCCCACGCTGGTGCAGATGCAGCTCGACCCCGTGATCGGGCTCGCCGAGCCCGACCAGGAGGTCCAGGAGCTGCTCAAGGCCAGCGGCGGCCTCAACCTCGGCATGGACTACCTGCCGGGCTCCATCGGTTTCGACCCGCTCGCGTACCGGGTGGATGCGGCCGAGGCGGGGCGCGTGATCTGGTTCGACGCCCTGATCAACAACGTCGACCGCTCGTGGCGCAACCCGAACATGCTGGTCTGGCACGGGGACCTGTGGCTCATCGACCACGGCGCCACCATGATCTGGCACCACAACTGGCCCACGGCCCAGGCCGCCGCCGCCAAGCCCTACAACGCCTCCGACCACGTACTGGCCCCCGTGGGCCCGGACATCGAGGCCGCGGCCGCCGCGCTCGCGCCGCTGGTCACCGAGGAGCTGCTCATCGAGGTCACCGCCGAGGTGCCGGACGAGTGGCTGGTCGACGAGCCGGGATTCGACTCCACGGACGCGCTGCGCCGTGCCTACGTGGAGGCGTTGCTGCCGCGCGCGGCCACGATCCACGAGAGGATCTCGCTGGAGGCCGAGGTGAAGGCGCCGGCCGGGCCTCCCGGCTGGCTCACCGACCACCTGCCGGAATGGCCCCACAAGACCCACAAGAAGAAGAGCGGCGACGAGTGA
- a CDS encoding DUF3037 domain-containing protein, with product MTKRDVFEYALVRVVPRMERGECFNAGVIVYCRAHSYVAARTHLDEAKLLALDPGADVAGVRAALRGVEGVCGGGEAAGQAAGDDAGRRFRWLIAPRSTVVQPGPVHTGLTADPAAEVERLLDLLVR from the coding sequence GTGACCAAGCGGGACGTGTTCGAGTACGCGCTGGTGCGCGTGGTGCCCCGGATGGAACGCGGAGAGTGTTTCAACGCCGGTGTGATCGTCTACTGCCGGGCGCATTCCTACGTCGCCGCGCGCACCCACCTCGACGAGGCGAAGCTCCTCGCGCTGGACCCGGGGGCCGACGTGGCCGGCGTACGGGCCGCCCTGCGCGGGGTCGAGGGCGTGTGCGGCGGCGGCGAGGCGGCGGGACAGGCGGCGGGTGACGACGCGGGACGCCGGTTCCGCTGGCTGATCGCCCCGCGCAGCACGGTGGTGCAGCCGGGGCCGGTGCACACCGGCCTGACGGCCGATCCCGCGGCGGAGGTGGAACGGCTGCTGGACCTCCTCGTCCGCTAG
- the fabG gene encoding 3-oxoacyl-ACP reductase FabG, translating into MSTTEQRVAIVTGAARGIGAATAVRLAAEGRAVAVLDLDEAACKDTVEAITAAGGRALAVGCDVSDGAQVEAAVERVAAELGAPTILVNNAGVLRDNLLFKMSETDWDTVMNVHLRGAFLMSKACQKYMVEAKFGRIVNLSSSSALGNRGQVNYSAAKAGLQGFTKTLAIELGKFGVTANAVAPGFIVTEMTAQTAARVGMGFEDFQAAAATQIPVQRVGRPDDIANAIAFFAGDAAGFVSGQVMYVAGGPLN; encoded by the coding sequence ATGTCCACCACCGAGCAGCGCGTCGCGATCGTGACCGGGGCGGCCCGGGGCATCGGCGCGGCCACCGCCGTGCGCCTGGCCGCCGAGGGCCGGGCCGTCGCCGTACTCGATCTCGACGAGGCGGCCTGCAAGGACACCGTGGAGGCCATCACGGCGGCCGGCGGCCGGGCCCTGGCGGTCGGCTGCGACGTCTCGGACGGCGCCCAGGTGGAGGCGGCCGTCGAGCGCGTCGCCGCCGAACTCGGCGCCCCCACCATCCTGGTGAACAACGCGGGTGTGCTGCGCGACAACCTGCTCTTCAAGATGAGCGAGACCGACTGGGACACGGTCATGAACGTGCACCTGCGCGGCGCCTTCCTGATGTCGAAGGCGTGTCAGAAGTACATGGTGGAGGCCAAGTTCGGCCGCATCGTGAACCTCTCCAGCAGCTCGGCGCTCGGCAACCGCGGCCAGGTCAACTACTCGGCCGCCAAGGCCGGTCTGCAGGGCTTCACCAAGACCCTGGCCATCGAGCTCGGCAAGTTCGGCGTCACGGCCAACGCCGTCGCCCCCGGCTTCATCGTCACCGAGATGACCGCCCAGACGGCCGCCCGCGTCGGCATGGGCTTCGAGGACTTCCAGGCGGCCGCGGCCACCCAGATCCCCGTCCAGCGCGTCGGCCGCCCGGACGACATCGCCAACGCCATCGCCTTCTTCGCCGGCGACGCCGCCGGCTTCGTCTCCGGCCAGGTCATGTACGTGGCCGGCGGCCCCCTCAACTGA